A region from the Bacteroidales bacterium genome encodes:
- a CDS encoding response regulator transcription factor → MQDNDINPRSIKVLIVDDEEEARNLLERLLYRIPDICVVGKAASADEALEMMVSTLPELVFLDIQMPERNGFQLIDYFKKLMLNAKVVFVTAHAEFAINAMKVSAFDYLLKPVLMEQLTETILRYKAERMQTANERKGEQPQQRISRPCKIKFNTRTGYILVLPDEVMYCEADVNYTHIYLGKDNKETITVNLGRVEEIFAPYSFYRISRSILINQQYLSKADRQKKQCLLVKDGERVFLEIPPNHIRELEKLLDENR, encoded by the coding sequence ATGCAGGATAATGATATAAATCCCCGATCCATCAAGGTATTAATTGTTGATGATGAAGAAGAGGCCAGGAATCTGCTCGAAAGGCTACTCTATCGTATTCCTGATATTTGTGTAGTCGGCAAGGCTGCATCGGCAGATGAAGCACTTGAAATGATGGTCAGCACTTTGCCGGAACTAGTGTTTCTTGATATTCAGATGCCTGAGAGGAACGGATTTCAATTGATTGATTACTTTAAAAAGCTCATGTTAAATGCTAAAGTGGTCTTCGTCACAGCCCACGCCGAATTTGCTATCAACGCCATGAAAGTTTCAGCTTTCGATTATCTGCTTAAACCCGTACTGATGGAGCAACTCACCGAGACAATTCTAAGGTATAAAGCTGAGCGGATGCAAACAGCAAACGAAAGAAAGGGTGAACAACCACAGCAAAGGATATCAAGGCCCTGCAAAATCAAATTCAATACCCGCACAGGATATATCCTCGTATTGCCGGATGAGGTTATGTATTGTGAGGCAGATGTAAACTATACCCATATCTACTTAGGGAAGGACAATAAGGAAACCATCACAGTAAACCTTGGACGGGTTGAAGAAATCTTTGCCCCATATTCATTCTACAGAATCAGCAGATCTATCCTGATCAATCAGCAGTATCTTTCAAAAGCCGACCGCCAGAAAAAGCAATGTTTACTGGTTAAGGATGGAGAGCGCGTTTTCCTGGAAATACCCCCTAATCATATCCGGGAGCTTGAAAAATTGCTCGATGAAAATAGGTAA
- a CDS encoding T9SS type A sorting domain-containing protein: MKTATIFLLSFVLWAVIPANGQIGSEYFDHHFTEGWQIIPSGVDENLLSVHFASSSSGYIGGALNRCLKSSNGGLNWSAVPVPSYADFNSVWAASSDHAYLGGWDSVYSTQNGGLSWQAAYTQTINYAIHDLQFISPDNGFAFMTWAQMAKTTDGGNSWSLAAGAGFTAWDFFSGFMLDQNTGYAVGDNQVLCKTTDGGDNFQVYEWNGYLDFTGIRIWGVYANSDMNAVAVADSGVIFRTTDGGNYWSRSSIAGTEDNLMDICFINANTGYIVGSNGKVFKTTDGGENWIQEPSVTDNQLNAVFFISETLGWAVGDFGTILRFEGTNSAGDKSRQEFAAKLTISPNPVEKDSYVTFTLKEAKNVRVEVRDATGRVVSVVSDGLLSKGDHSILLNLGTLKNGIYLCHLSSRCDSICKPFVLSR; this comes from the coding sequence ATGAAAACCGCAACTATTTTCTTATTGTCATTTGTCCTATGGGCTGTCATTCCTGCTAATGGCCAAATTGGGTCAGAATATTTTGACCATCATTTTACTGAAGGATGGCAAATTATTCCAAGTGGAGTAGATGAGAACCTTCTTTCTGTACATTTTGCCAGTAGTTCTTCTGGTTATATCGGAGGCGCTCTCAACCGTTGTTTGAAAAGCTCAAATGGCGGACTGAACTGGTCAGCAGTTCCAGTTCCCTCCTATGCTGATTTTAATTCAGTCTGGGCAGCTTCTTCCGACCATGCTTATCTCGGAGGATGGGATTCTGTTTATTCGACCCAAAATGGTGGGTTGTCATGGCAAGCAGCCTATACTCAAACAATTAATTATGCAATCCATGATTTGCAATTCATTAGCCCCGACAATGGTTTTGCATTTATGACCTGGGCGCAAATGGCGAAAACTACTGATGGTGGAAATAGCTGGTCATTGGCAGCTGGAGCTGGTTTCACAGCATGGGACTTTTTTAGCGGATTTATGCTCGATCAAAACACAGGGTATGCTGTTGGCGATAACCAGGTTCTCTGTAAGACCACTGATGGAGGAGATAATTTCCAGGTTTATGAATGGAATGGCTACTTAGATTTTACCGGGATCAGGATTTGGGGTGTTTATGCAAACTCGGATATGAATGCAGTAGCTGTTGCAGATTCTGGTGTTATATTCCGCACAACTGATGGCGGGAACTACTGGAGCAGGAGTTCCATCGCCGGAACGGAAGATAACCTTATGGACATCTGCTTTATAAATGCCAATACAGGATACATCGTTGGTTCCAATGGAAAAGTATTCAAGACGACAGATGGGGGGGAGAACTGGATTCAGGAACCATCGGTGACTGATAACCAGCTGAATGCAGTTTTCTTTATCTCTGAAACCCTTGGCTGGGCTGTTGGCGATTTTGGGACTATCCTCAGATTCGAAGGGACTAATAGCGCCGGAGATAAGAGTCGCCAGGAATTCGCCGCAAAACTCACGATTTCACCTAATCCCGTTGAGAAAGACTCTTATGTTACTTTCACCCTAAAGGAAGCTAAAAATGTGAGAGTTGAAGTGCGTGATGCAACAGGACGGGTTGTCTCTGTTGTATCTGATGGCCTTCTTTCCAAAGGCGATCATTCTATTTTGCTGAACCTTGGAACATTAAAGAATGGTATCTATTTATGCCACCTCTCTTCACGGTGTGATAGCATTTGTAAGCCTTTTGTCCTTTCCAGATAA
- a CDS encoding PadR family transcriptional regulator — protein sequence MEKAESTIAQMRKGVLEMGVLAAINGNEAYASDILERLKQSHLIVVEGTLYPILTRLKNEGFLSYRWEESTSGPPRKYYSVTPEGHSFLDELQVGWNELVGAVNLLLSGHNTISDQTNNQ from the coding sequence ATGGAAAAAGCAGAATCAACCATAGCCCAGATGAGGAAAGGGGTACTTGAAATGGGTGTGCTGGCAGCCATAAACGGGAATGAGGCCTATGCATCCGACATCCTTGAGAGGCTGAAACAGTCACACCTGATCGTTGTGGAAGGAACCCTTTACCCCATTCTGACCAGGCTCAAGAACGAGGGATTTCTCAGCTACCGCTGGGAAGAATCTACCTCTGGTCCACCCAGAAAGTATTACTCAGTGACTCCTGAAGGACATTCATTCCTGGATGAACTACAGGTAGGATGGAACGAACTTGTAGGGGCTGTTAACCTCTTATTATCAGGTCATAATACTATTTCAGATCAAACAAACAACCAATAA
- the pepT gene encoding peptidase T has protein sequence MKKEILDRFLRYIAIDTQSDDSSLTMPSTAKQFNLLNLLKEELLAMGLEDVSLDENGYIMATLPANTQNKIPSIGFISHVDTAPDMSGENIRPQIVENYDGGDITLNQELGIILSPKDFPELTEYIGQTLIVTDGTTLLGADDKAGITEIMAAVEFLVKHPEIKHGPIKIGFTPDEEIGRGVDKFDVAKFGADFAYTMDGGAIGELEYENFNAAGAKVFIQGRNIHPGYAKNKMQNALLMATEFNALLPVNERPEFTQDYEGFYHLIRMEGSVEKATIQYIIRDHDKAKFEQKKAVFLQCAEFMNKRYGNGTFTPELKDQYYNMKEMVVPVFHVVETARQAMVELGIEPRVVPIRGGTDGARLSYMGLPCPNIFAGGHNFHGKFEYVPLESMEKAVLVILKVIEKYASKE, from the coding sequence ATGAAAAAAGAGATTCTTGACCGGTTTTTGAGATATATCGCCATCGACACACAAAGTGATGATAGTTCTCTAACGATGCCTAGTACAGCAAAGCAATTCAACCTGCTCAACCTGCTGAAAGAAGAGCTCCTGGCTATGGGTCTCGAGGATGTATCGCTGGATGAGAATGGATATATTATGGCCACTCTGCCTGCAAATACTCAAAACAAAATCCCGTCGATAGGATTTATTTCGCATGTGGACACAGCTCCTGATATGAGTGGTGAAAATATTCGTCCACAAATAGTTGAGAATTATGATGGGGGGGACATTACTTTAAATCAAGAATTAGGAATTATTCTCTCTCCGAAAGACTTTCCGGAATTGACAGAATACATTGGACAAACATTAATAGTAACTGATGGAACCACTCTATTAGGTGCGGATGATAAGGCCGGTATTACTGAAATAATGGCAGCTGTTGAATTCCTGGTAAAGCATCCGGAGATAAAACATGGTCCCATTAAAATTGGCTTTACCCCTGATGAAGAAATTGGGAGAGGTGTTGACAAGTTTGATGTGGCAAAATTCGGTGCAGATTTTGCATATACCATGGATGGAGGAGCCATTGGAGAACTGGAATACGAAAACTTCAATGCTGCTGGTGCCAAGGTGTTTATCCAGGGTAGAAATATTCATCCGGGTTATGCTAAAAATAAAATGCAGAATGCCTTGTTAATGGCCACCGAATTTAATGCCTTGCTTCCTGTAAATGAAAGGCCGGAATTCACACAGGATTATGAAGGATTTTATCATCTGATCCGCATGGAAGGCAGTGTTGAAAAAGCGACTATACAATATATTATCCGCGATCATGATAAAGCTAAGTTTGAGCAGAAAAAAGCGGTATTCCTGCAATGTGCCGAATTCATGAATAAGCGTTATGGAAATGGGACTTTCACACCTGAACTCAAAGACCAGTATTATAATATGAAGGAAATGGTTGTCCCGGTATTTCATGTAGTTGAAACCGCCCGCCAGGCTATGGTTGAACTGGGAATAGAACCCAGGGTAGTTCCTATCAGGGGTGGTACTGACGGTGCCCGGTTAAGTTATATGGGACTTCCTTGCCCCAATATTTTTGCCGGCGGACATAATTTCCATGGCAAATTCGAATATGTTCCCCTGGAATCAATGGAAAAAGCGGTATTGGTAATTTTGAAGGTGATTGAAAAGTATGCATCTAAAGAATAG
- a CDS encoding (Fe-S)-binding protein: MVKQLLFLLALLITLGAFSFTIFRLSRWFRFTKPFPVKDYGKRFNRMLSVAIGQTKILRKPLIGLIHALVFWGFIVITLGSIEMVLEGLTGWERPMAVTGWLYTFITASGDIMAYVILVAILVFLARRLFMHVNRFYGIEMQKKSKWDALVALAIIFFLMKSLIGLNLSYLSLHPDDYKGVFPLSSLLLPLYSGVFDSENAKVLHEIYWWSHILLIFIFANILPYSKHFHVFTSVPNVFLSRLEPLGYLPNMESVTREVKLMLNPETAFAAAPADAPPPGRFGVKDVEDVTWKNYFDSLACTECGRCTDVCPANITGKKLSPRKIFIDLRARMKEKGPGMVKSGLEYNDNKSLLKDYISTEELWACTTCNACAQECPVNINHPTLIVEMRRYLVMEESAAPTGLNMMFTNIENNGAPWQFSPQDRMKWAENLEINVAS, translated from the coding sequence ATGGTTAAACAGCTCCTCTTTTTATTAGCCCTGCTCATTACCTTGGGTGCGTTCTCCTTTACTATTTTCAGGCTTTCACGCTGGTTCAGATTTACGAAACCATTTCCAGTAAAGGATTATGGCAAGAGATTTAACCGCATGTTGTCGGTGGCTATCGGGCAAACGAAGATTCTTCGAAAACCGTTAATAGGACTAATACACGCACTTGTTTTCTGGGGTTTTATTGTGATTACCCTGGGAAGCATTGAGATGGTTCTCGAAGGTCTTACCGGTTGGGAAAGGCCGATGGCTGTCACAGGCTGGCTTTATACTTTTATTACAGCTTCAGGAGATATCATGGCTTATGTTATCCTTGTGGCTATTCTTGTATTTCTTGCCCGACGCCTTTTTATGCATGTAAACAGGTTCTATGGCATCGAAATGCAGAAAAAATCAAAATGGGACGCCCTGGTAGCTTTAGCCATCATCTTTTTTCTCATGAAATCACTCATTGGACTCAATCTCTCTTATCTCTCCCTTCATCCCGATGATTACAAAGGCGTTTTCCCTTTAAGCAGCTTGTTGCTCCCTTTGTATTCAGGCGTTTTTGACAGCGAAAATGCAAAAGTACTACATGAAATTTACTGGTGGTCGCATATCCTGCTGATCTTCATTTTTGCCAATATTTTGCCTTACTCGAAACATTTCCATGTATTCACTTCTGTGCCCAATGTTTTCCTTAGTCGTCTGGAACCGCTTGGATACCTTCCCAATATGGAATCGGTTACCCGCGAGGTAAAACTGATGCTGAACCCGGAGACTGCTTTTGCTGCAGCACCGGCTGATGCTCCTCCTCCGGGCAGATTCGGAGTGAAGGATGTTGAAGATGTTACCTGGAAGAATTACTTCGATTCCCTTGCCTGCACCGAATGCGGGAGATGCACTGATGTTTGCCCGGCAAATATTACCGGGAAAAAACTATCTCCCCGTAAGATTTTTATCGACCTGCGGGCCCGAATGAAAGAAAAAGGACCCGGGATGGTGAAATCAGGATTGGAATACAATGACAATAAATCCCTGCTCAAGGATTATATCTCCACTGAAGAATTATGGGCCTGCACCACTTGCAACGCCTGTGCCCAGGAATGCCCTGTAAATATCAACCATCCTACACTGATCGTTGAAATGCGGAGGTACCTGGTCATGGAAGAGTCGGCAGCTCCTACCGGACTGAATATGATGTTCACAAATATTGAAAATAACGGAGCACCCTGGCAGTTTTCACCCCAGGATCGGATGAAATGGGCGGAAAATCTGGAGATTAACGTTGCCTCCTAG
- a CDS encoding PspC domain-containing protein yields the protein MKKNFSVNIGGRVFNIDDDAYERLNNYLANLRRHFSADQGCEEILGDIEGRIAELLEQKVSAGNSIITLSLINEVINSMGEPDQLSGQEAESRYRSFDGKSSGKLFRDPDNRLIGGVAAGIGAYFKIDPTWVRILFVLFTFLYAVGAIIYVILWLIIPPARTTSERLEMQRRLINIDTLREEVLSAGSGIKKTSNSLLRSLGKFLRFLTEIVTHVFRLILQLLRLASGAFLLLLVLGMFVGLSLIYIIREPMNTGQYFFENTTVANLFSWLMPGPSILWLAYIAIGLVALGLAGMLIYLGLRLLLKWPPVQWQVFGVFGLLIVAGLICGGGAIYQYSRSTLETASDSKVEAFPYNQKLIHLSMAPDNPEQYWKPLEGNDIEIYKQQVLGKIKVSLRPTNDSLFLSSIKEATAFRQHIAANYLENIRYSYTIKDTLLTLLPFFTFPKSEGMHHQTMEIILGIPENTVVNMDDNFFWFCNNRDFVDWSNSGGKYIMTSMGLKPVRPVEPDSTQAN from the coding sequence ATGAAGAAGAATTTTTCAGTCAACATAGGAGGGCGGGTATTTAACATCGATGATGATGCTTATGAGCGCCTTAATAACTACCTGGCGAACCTCAGGCGGCATTTTTCTGCTGATCAGGGATGTGAAGAGATATTGGGAGACATAGAAGGAAGGATCGCTGAATTGCTGGAACAGAAAGTATCGGCAGGAAACTCCATTATTACATTATCTTTAATCAATGAAGTAATTAACAGTATGGGAGAACCCGATCAGTTGTCGGGACAGGAAGCTGAAAGCCGTTACAGGAGTTTTGACGGAAAATCGAGTGGCAAGTTATTCCGTGACCCTGATAATCGGCTTATTGGTGGTGTTGCTGCCGGGATTGGCGCCTATTTTAAAATAGATCCCACATGGGTACGCATTCTGTTCGTGCTTTTTACCTTCCTTTATGCTGTTGGAGCTATAATTTATGTCATCCTGTGGCTTATCATCCCTCCTGCCCGAACCACTTCTGAAAGGCTTGAGATGCAGCGCAGGCTGATTAATATCGACACCTTAAGGGAAGAAGTGTTGTCAGCGGGATCAGGCATCAAAAAGACCAGTAATTCCCTGCTACGGTCCTTAGGCAAATTCCTTCGTTTTCTCACGGAGATTGTGACGCATGTTTTCAGGCTGATCCTGCAACTGCTTCGGCTTGCTTCGGGCGCCTTTTTACTCCTGCTGGTTTTAGGGATGTTTGTAGGGCTTAGTCTTATCTATATCATCAGGGAGCCCATGAATACCGGGCAATATTTCTTTGAAAATACAACAGTTGCCAACCTGTTTTCATGGCTAATGCCGGGTCCATCTATTCTTTGGCTGGCTTATATTGCCATTGGGCTAGTTGCTCTTGGACTGGCAGGAATGCTGATTTACCTTGGGCTTCGATTGCTTCTCAAGTGGCCGCCTGTGCAATGGCAGGTCTTTGGAGTCTTCGGACTGCTCATCGTGGCCGGACTGATTTGTGGAGGAGGGGCTATTTATCAATATTCAAGAAGTACTCTTGAAACAGCAAGTGACTCAAAAGTGGAAGCATTTCCCTATAATCAGAAGTTGATTCATCTTTCAATGGCACCAGATAACCCTGAACAATACTGGAAACCATTGGAAGGCAATGATATTGAAATATACAAGCAACAGGTATTAGGCAAGATAAAAGTAAGCCTGAGACCCACAAACGACAGCCTCTTTCTTTCAAGTATAAAGGAAGCCACAGCTTTCAGGCAGCATATAGCGGCGAATTATCTTGAGAACATTAGGTATTCCTATACTATAAAAGATACATTACTAACGTTGTTACCCTTTTTCACTTTCCCGAAATCAGAGGGAATGCACCACCAAACTATGGAAATTATTCTTGGTATACCAGAAAACACAGTTGTGAATATGGATGACAATTTTTTCTGGTTCTGTAACAACAGGGATTTTGTCGACTGGTCAAATTCCGGAGGGAAATATATTATGACTAGCATGGGACTTAAGCCCGTCAGGCCGGTAGAACCAGATTCCACCCAGGCTAATTAA
- a CDS encoding histidine kinase, producing MFISSIIQARYSSCHILGFLWLFLHFNLQAQQPLRFDRIGRNEGLSQSSVNCMVRDRDGFMWFGSQDGLNQYDGRKFLVFQHQPGDSNSLSNNYVVSIAEDEQGYLWMGTMTGGLNRLDKRKGSFQAFRHQDSVNSISENTVWTVIADGEGNIWCGTSKGLNCYHKKNKRFDVFRPVKGDTNSLTTDMVVSLYKDSRGRIWIGTVEGLCMLDRSKNRFTRFHNPFEQELPGANLIWSITESLAGEIITGTNNGVYVLDPDRRKYARIAGSPKDLPLVAWSVTAQYPGKVWVGSDRGLFQCQTEGQGIEAYLHNPVDPNSISDNNIWCLLKDPSGFLWAGTNNGISKSKSSSAHFNLITAGNQKPNVLSSAKIMAILEDHNGYLWLGTDGGGLNCLSPDRSVVKVYNSSNSALRNDNIWALSEDKEGNIFIGNYQGGVHRFDRKTGKISAYPIGQNGASELANPRVLCMLCASDGKVWIGTRGGGLSCLNPVTGQFTMYSNDKANLSGFPSNTVLSLAEDAIGGIWAGTHEGGLACLKPGGRQFLVLKHDADNVGSLSDNNVWSIRFDKKGRLWVGTQGGLNVCESPENQLEFRYFSTKDGLKSNTILGILDDSEGNLWLSSFNGISRLEMKTFEKMSEENLNDPSYLFTHPLFCSFDTDHGLQGLEFNQGAGFHGASGLLYFGGNNGLNYFSEKDVKASSFQPPVRITAMKIFNREVLIMQGDGNELADDAVVFKDKRNYYLPVSISYLRKIQLSYRESVISFEFAALDFSNPGKNQYAYKMINFDEDWNYVGPQNIATYTNLDPGEYTLLIRGTNSDGIWNQQETVLQIIITPPFWQKSWFVIFGIIVVLLLLFLIMHKVLNYQRKKAKREKELIELQLKSIKSQIDPHFAFNALNTIAGFIYSEQPDITYDYFTRFAHMVRNILEDNEQISRTLSEEIEFVKNYLELQKMRFKDKFDYEIIVHESISYQTPIPKMIIQSYAENAIKHGLMHKTSGGMLHIRIDKIDDQLLVVIEDNGIGREKAALLNTDTTKQGYRIMEQILDLYSKLYHTKISQSVIDLVDDAGNAGGTRVILEMTLPVSNMFDINKKS from the coding sequence TTGTTTATAAGTAGTATCATTCAAGCCCGGTATTCTTCCTGCCATATTCTTGGGTTTTTATGGCTATTTCTACATTTTAATCTGCAAGCACAGCAACCCTTACGATTCGACCGGATTGGCAGAAATGAAGGGCTCTCTCAGAGTAGTGTTAACTGCATGGTTCGCGACAGGGATGGATTTATGTGGTTCGGCTCCCAGGATGGGTTGAACCAGTACGATGGCCGGAAATTCCTTGTCTTCCAGCATCAACCAGGCGATTCTAACAGTTTATCAAACAATTATGTAGTTTCAATCGCCGAGGATGAACAGGGTTACCTGTGGATGGGAACCATGACCGGAGGCCTTAACCGGCTTGATAAAAGAAAAGGTTCCTTTCAGGCTTTCAGGCATCAGGATTCAGTAAATTCCATTTCGGAAAATACAGTGTGGACTGTTATTGCCGATGGTGAGGGGAACATTTGGTGTGGTACCAGTAAAGGACTAAATTGTTATCATAAAAAAAACAAACGTTTTGACGTCTTCCGACCGGTAAAAGGAGATACCAACAGCCTTACCACTGATATGGTAGTAAGCCTTTATAAAGATAGTCGGGGACGTATTTGGATCGGGACAGTCGAAGGATTGTGCATGCTCGACAGATCAAAAAACCGGTTTACCAGGTTCCATAACCCTTTTGAACAGGAACTCCCCGGGGCTAACCTTATCTGGTCAATTACTGAATCACTTGCCGGAGAAATCATTACTGGGACTAATAATGGTGTGTATGTGCTGGATCCTGATCGAAGGAAATATGCACGGATTGCAGGTTCTCCCAAAGATTTGCCATTGGTGGCCTGGTCGGTCACAGCTCAATATCCGGGGAAAGTATGGGTGGGCTCTGACCGTGGTTTGTTTCAATGCCAGACTGAGGGACAAGGCATTGAAGCCTATCTTCATAACCCGGTAGACCCCAATAGCATTTCTGATAACAATATCTGGTGCCTGCTCAAAGATCCATCAGGTTTCTTGTGGGCCGGGACAAACAATGGCATTTCAAAATCAAAATCTTCATCTGCACATTTTAACCTCATCACCGCAGGAAACCAGAAGCCCAATGTCCTTTCTTCTGCCAAAATCATGGCTATTCTGGAGGATCACAATGGTTACCTATGGCTGGGAACGGATGGGGGAGGGCTTAATTGTTTGTCGCCTGACAGAAGCGTTGTGAAAGTCTACAATTCTTCTAACTCTGCTTTGAGAAACGACAACATTTGGGCACTTTCAGAAGATAAAGAAGGGAATATCTTTATAGGGAATTACCAGGGAGGGGTCCACCGATTCGACCGAAAGACCGGCAAAATTAGTGCATATCCCATCGGGCAAAATGGGGCATCAGAACTTGCAAATCCAAGAGTGTTGTGCATGTTATGTGCTAGTGATGGGAAAGTATGGATCGGAACAAGAGGTGGAGGCTTAAGTTGCCTGAATCCGGTTACCGGTCAGTTTACCATGTATTCAAATGACAAGGCCAATCTTTCAGGATTCCCTTCCAATACTGTGCTTTCATTGGCTGAAGATGCTATTGGTGGGATATGGGCAGGGACTCATGAAGGTGGACTCGCCTGTTTAAAGCCAGGGGGCCGGCAGTTCCTGGTATTGAAACATGATGCTGATAATGTCGGAAGCCTTTCAGATAACAATGTCTGGTCTATCAGGTTTGACAAAAAGGGCAGATTATGGGTCGGGACTCAGGGTGGGCTGAATGTGTGTGAATCGCCCGAAAATCAGTTGGAATTCAGGTATTTTTCTACAAAGGATGGACTAAAGAGCAATACTATTCTTGGCATTCTCGACGATTCTGAAGGAAATCTATGGCTAAGCAGCTTTAATGGGATTTCCCGACTCGAAATGAAAACGTTTGAAAAAATGTCGGAAGAGAATCTTAATGACCCATCTTACCTTTTTACCCATCCTTTATTCTGTTCTTTCGATACCGATCATGGGCTTCAGGGACTTGAGTTTAACCAGGGAGCAGGTTTTCATGGAGCTTCGGGATTATTGTATTTCGGAGGGAATAATGGACTTAATTATTTCTCTGAAAAGGATGTGAAGGCCAGTTCTTTTCAACCTCCTGTCAGAATTACTGCAATGAAAATATTCAACAGGGAGGTGCTGATTATGCAGGGTGACGGAAATGAGCTGGCAGATGATGCTGTAGTTTTTAAAGATAAGAGGAATTATTACCTTCCCGTGAGCATCTCTTACCTGAGAAAGATTCAGCTCTCTTATCGCGAAAGCGTCATCTCCTTTGAATTTGCAGCTCTCGATTTCTCTAACCCGGGCAAAAATCAGTATGCCTATAAGATGATCAACTTTGATGAAGATTGGAATTATGTAGGCCCACAGAACATTGCCACTTACACCAACCTGGATCCCGGAGAGTATACTTTGCTGATCAGAGGAACTAATTCGGACGGAATATGGAACCAGCAGGAGACGGTCCTTCAAATCATCATAACCCCGCCTTTCTGGCAGAAAAGCTGGTTTGTTATTTTTGGAATTATAGTAGTACTTCTGCTTCTCTTCCTGATTATGCATAAAGTTCTGAATTACCAACGTAAGAAAGCAAAACGAGAGAAGGAACTCATCGAACTGCAACTGAAATCAATCAAAAGCCAGATAGACCCTCATTTCGCATTCAACGCCCTGAATACCATTGCTGGTTTTATTTATTCTGAACAACCGGATATAACCTATGACTACTTTACAAGGTTTGCCCATATGGTAAGAAATATTCTGGAAGATAATGAGCAGATTTCCAGAACATTGTCAGAAGAAATTGAATTTGTGAAGAATTACCTGGAGCTGCAGAAAATGAGGTTTAAAGATAAATTCGATTATGAGATAATAGTCCATGAATCGATATCTTATCAAACACCAATTCCTAAGATGATTATACAGTCGTATGCTGAAAATGCCATTAAACATGGGCTCATGCATAAAACATCGGGAGGGATGCTGCATATCAGGATTGATAAAATTGATGACCAGCTGCTTGTCGTAATTGAAGATAATGGAATAGGAAGGGAGAAGGCTGCACTACTCAATACTGATACTACAAAACAGGGATACAGGATCATGGAGCAAATCCTTGACCTGTATAGTAAACTTTATCATACCAAAATTTCCCAATCTGTTATTGACCTGGTGGATGATGCAGGAAATGCCGGAGGTACCCGTGTAATTCTGGAGATGACTTTACCGGTAAGTAACATGTTTGATATCAATAAAAAATCTTAA
- a CDS encoding PQQ-binding-like beta-propeller repeat protein, whose protein sequence is MKTKTLQYRNILLMLFCCLVVFTTGCKKDEDGSKTKTPLWVYNAGADPYQSKPCVSGDNVVFYASDENVDDGVFLYCVNRNTGNLIWKAFDSLAFGAVSPVIYNNLIISGGANPHALNLNNGNRVWRYIDPDYLPIEYSLYNNPLLVGDAVYFAGMLGVSKHSATSGGRVWKTVNDETWTNLRNSRLVHKSGKLYFGKTGPFTITSFIESSGLIEWFETFESAFANFPAVTDNEIYIGVQDANVNTKTLRCLNLSDRSEKWGVKLGTIWSDIVVEGNKVYAIGMSTIHCRSTTDGSAIWHYEMRAGAVSEPLVVGNKLIVGYGKGLLCFNATSGDILWEFNSESNGKAYGFTSPTLDGDRFYVSCSDGNVYCFSVD, encoded by the coding sequence ATGAAAACTAAAACACTACAATACAGGAACATCCTCCTTATGTTATTTTGCTGTCTTGTCGTTTTTACCACCGGTTGTAAAAAGGACGAAGATGGCAGTAAAACAAAAACGCCTCTATGGGTTTACAATGCCGGTGCCGACCCCTATCAATCAAAACCCTGTGTATCAGGAGATAATGTGGTCTTTTACGCTTCTGATGAAAATGTTGATGATGGAGTCTTTCTTTATTGTGTTAACCGGAATACCGGGAATCTCATCTGGAAAGCATTCGATAGCCTGGCCTTTGGTGCGGTGAGTCCTGTAATTTATAACAACCTTATAATCTCAGGAGGAGCGAATCCACATGCGTTAAACCTGAATAATGGAAATCGGGTTTGGAGATATATTGACCCTGACTATCTTCCTATTGAATACTCCTTGTATAACAACCCACTATTGGTAGGTGATGCGGTCTATTTTGCCGGTATGTTAGGTGTTTCAAAACATTCTGCAACCAGCGGAGGAAGGGTTTGGAAAACTGTAAACGATGAAACATGGACTAATTTGCGAAACTCAAGGCTTGTTCACAAAAGTGGTAAACTTTACTTTGGTAAAACCGGACCATTTACAATAACTTCCTTTATTGAAAGCTCTGGACTGATTGAATGGTTCGAGACATTTGAATCAGCTTTTGCCAATTTCCCTGCAGTTACTGATAATGAAATTTATATCGGGGTACAGGATGCCAATGTCAATACCAAAACGCTTCGTTGCCTGAATTTATCAGACCGGTCGGAAAAATGGGGTGTTAAACTTGGTACAATCTGGTCAGATATTGTTGTTGAGGGAAATAAGGTATATGCCATTGGAATGTCAACCATTCACTGCCGTTCTACTACTGATGGATCAGCAATATGGCATTATGAAATGCGTGCCGGTGCGGTGAGTGAACCCTTGGTGGTTGGTAACAAGCTGATTGTCGGCTATGGCAAGGGACTGCTGTGTTTCAATGCGACCTCGGGCGATATTCTCTGGGAATTCAATTCGGAAAGTAACGGAAAGGCTTACGGTTTCACCAGTCCAACCCTTGATGGTGACCGATTCTATGTTTCCTGCTCTGATGGAAATGTATATTGCTTTAGTGTAGATTAA